Proteins encoded within one genomic window of Aerococcus viridans:
- a CDS encoding V-type ATP synthase subunit F codes for MKAYVICDNLDTLTGLRLVGIEGEIVKPAEFEPAFKRAIADKGIGILYLSPSLIESNQDLVNDVRFNQATPLITSVLGANEYQNATNTIAETIQHAIGIQL; via the coding sequence ATGAAAGCTTACGTAATCTGTGATAACTTAGACACTTTGACTGGATTGCGATTAGTAGGTATTGAAGGTGAAATTGTAAAGCCTGCGGAATTTGAACCTGCCTTTAAACGTGCAATAGCAGATAAAGGTATTGGCATTCTTTATCTTTCGCCTTCTCTAATTGAAAGCAATCAAGACCTTGTAAATGATGTTCGCTTTAACCAAGCAACACCACTTATCACTTCAGTCTTAGGTGCAAATGAATATCAAAATGCGACCAATACCATTGCTGAAACAATTCAACATGCAATCGGTATCCAATTATAG
- a CDS encoding V-type ATP synthase subunit I translates to MITEMRLVNITGPRDDIDRMADRYLTHYPIHLENALKELSEIRTLRPYTSPNPYEPWEERIDNLLDYTNVEHGKDIHLDKPMTFDQAKALVNEVEESLQHEREAITKVQAAHDEANENLLMFRPFQSIDFNLDKIYEMNHIKFRFGRFTRENYRKFEKYVDSMVPAIFVKSEETEKYVYGVYFTPDEARQRVDALLFSLAWERIYLPEESGSFREITHKYQNLVEDTESQLIQLKRKMRALVTPVAPNLLAAKSRLMDLSQAFGVRKFAAITREEFAQKETRYLLIGWMAQSDAQKFSDEVKNDPNVTMYIEDEDDNSHLNPPTKMKNNFLIRPFELLTKMYGVPNYREIDPTAIVGISYSLLFGAMFGDVGQGFILFLVGLVGFFNKKLRPIGMLAPIGLSSTIFGFLYGSIFGFEDVIHALWLPPMTHMTDIPFFGSLNTVFIVAVAFGMFMILATMIVNIVQRFNAGEKWEAILDKNGIAGFIFYFVLVAMLILYMSGHTIPAIGILIAILALALITIAFKEEIIRKLENHKEKNGDNIVIQALTIFFETFETLLTYFSNSISFVRVGAFAISHGAMMSVVLMFAGAENSGNINWLVIILGNLFVIGFEGLVVAIQVLRLEFYEIFSHFYRGDGIEFKNIWIKDLRRK, encoded by the coding sequence ATGATAACCGAAATGCGCTTAGTCAATATTACCGGTCCTCGTGACGATATTGACCGGATGGCGGATCGTTATTTGACCCACTACCCTATCCATTTAGAAAATGCGTTGAAGGAGTTGTCAGAGATTCGAACACTTCGTCCCTATACAAGTCCAAACCCTTATGAACCTTGGGAAGAACGAATTGATAACTTATTAGACTACACAAACGTTGAGCATGGTAAAGACATTCATTTGGACAAACCCATGACCTTTGATCAAGCAAAAGCTTTAGTGAACGAAGTTGAAGAAAGTTTACAACATGAACGAGAAGCCATTACTAAAGTGCAAGCAGCACATGATGAAGCAAATGAAAACTTGTTAATGTTTAGACCCTTCCAATCGATTGACTTCAACTTAGATAAAATTTACGAAATGAACCACATTAAATTCCGTTTCGGTCGTTTCACTCGTGAAAACTACCGTAAGTTCGAAAAATATGTGGACTCAATGGTTCCGGCCATCTTTGTGAAGAGTGAAGAAACTGAAAAATACGTTTACGGGGTCTACTTTACACCAGATGAAGCGCGCCAACGTGTTGATGCCCTTCTATTCTCACTAGCTTGGGAACGGATTTACCTTCCTGAAGAAAGTGGTAGCTTCCGTGAAATTACCCATAAATACCAAAACCTAGTGGAAGATACTGAAAGCCAGTTAATCCAATTGAAACGTAAAATGCGTGCTTTGGTAACGCCAGTTGCACCTAATTTATTAGCTGCTAAAAGTCGTTTGATGGATTTATCTCAAGCCTTTGGTGTTCGTAAATTTGCAGCAATTACCCGTGAGGAATTCGCGCAAAAAGAAACACGTTACTTATTAATCGGTTGGATGGCTCAATCTGATGCGCAAAAATTCAGCGATGAAGTGAAAAACGATCCAAACGTGACTATGTATATCGAAGATGAAGATGACAACAGTCATTTGAATCCACCTACAAAAATGAAGAACAATTTCCTAATCCGCCCTTTTGAGTTACTAACCAAAATGTACGGCGTTCCAAACTACCGTGAAATTGATCCAACAGCGATTGTAGGTATTTCTTACTCCCTTCTTTTTGGTGCCATGTTCGGAGACGTGGGTCAGGGATTCATTCTATTTCTTGTAGGGCTTGTCGGATTCTTCAACAAGAAATTACGCCCTATCGGTATGTTAGCGCCAATTGGATTAAGTTCAACTATCTTTGGTTTCCTTTACGGATCAATCTTTGGATTTGAAGATGTTATCCATGCATTATGGCTACCTCCTATGACACACATGACAGACATTCCCTTCTTCGGAAGCTTAAATACAGTATTTATCGTAGCAGTCGCCTTTGGTATGTTCATGATCCTCGCAACAATGATTGTCAACATCGTGCAACGCTTTAATGCCGGAGAAAAATGGGAAGCTATTCTTGATAAGAACGGTATTGCCGGATTCATTTTCTACTTTGTATTGGTAGCTATGTTAATCCTTTACATGTCTGGACACACAATTCCAGCAATTGGCATCTTAATCGCTATCCTAGCTTTAGCATTAATCACGATTGCCTTTAAGGAAGAAATCATTCGCAAGTTGGAAAACCATAAAGAGAAAAATGGTGACAACATTGTGATTCAAGCATTAACAATCTTCTTTGAAACATTTGAAACCCTATTAACTTACTTCTCTAACTCAATTTCATTCGTCCGTGTGGGTGCGTTCGCTATTTCCCATGGTGCAATGATGAGTGTGGTATTAATGTTTGCAGGTGCTGAAAATAGTGGCAACATCAACTGGTTGGTCATTATCTTAGGTAACTTGTTTGTAATTGGTTTTGAAGGATTAGTCGTGGCAATTCAAGTTTTACGTCTTGAATTTTATGAAATCTTCAGTCACTTCTATCGTGGCGATGGTATTGAATTTAAAAATATTTGGATTAAAGATTTAAGGAGAAAATAA
- a CDS encoding V-type ATP synthase subunit E has protein sequence MDLEDKFAYFETQVNQQAQDIIDEQVNQYQATLQKDYDEFVKNTNQEFDAKFANAKKNMRKELNKNTSQSQIHLQRDLYLLEEKLRKTLFAEFNSAIQNYMQTDEYRNQLVVMINNLKDYAEKNREELVVYINHSDQGMIETLLEETNANIQISDREFLGGVRGVLKDRQVLIDYSFSTLLENVEDSFTIKEVDD, from the coding sequence ATGGATTTAGAAGATAAATTTGCTTATTTTGAAACGCAAGTCAACCAACAAGCGCAAGATATTATTGACGAACAAGTCAATCAATACCAAGCAACTTTGCAAAAAGACTATGATGAATTTGTGAAAAATACAAATCAAGAGTTTGATGCAAAATTTGCCAACGCCAAAAAAAATATGCGTAAAGAGTTGAATAAAAACACTTCTCAAAGTCAAATTCACTTACAACGTGACTTGTACTTACTAGAAGAAAAGTTGAGAAAAACGCTATTCGCTGAATTCAACAGTGCGATTCAAAATTACATGCAAACAGATGAATACCGCAACCAATTAGTTGTGATGATTAATAACTTAAAAGACTATGCAGAAAAAAATCGTGAAGAGTTGGTTGTTTACATCAACCATTCAGATCAAGGTATGATTGAAACTTTATTAGAAGAAACAAATGCAAATATTCAAATTTCAGACCGTGAGTTTTTGGGTGGCGTTCGTGGCGTCTTGAAAGACCGTCAAGTATTAATTGACTACTCTTTCTCTACCCTATTAGAAAACGTTGAAGATAGCTTTACTATCAAGGAGGTTGATGACTAG
- a CDS encoding ATP synthase subunit C: MTTELLIKLTMVATFVLGFVLPFGYFYTGKKTRNRYKKSLTTNLVFVVAGILIAIVLAYNPEVALASTDAAAETAGLATGLGYIAAALSIGLSCVGGGIAVASAASAALGAISEDGSIFGRSLIFVGLAEGVALYGLIISFMILGQL; the protein is encoded by the coding sequence ATGACAACAGAATTATTAATTAAACTGACAATGGTTGCAACTTTCGTATTGGGTTTTGTTTTACCATTTGGTTACTTCTACACAGGCAAAAAAACAAGAAATCGTTACAAAAAATCATTAACTACTAACTTAGTATTCGTTGTAGCTGGTATCTTAATTGCTATCGTATTAGCTTACAACCCAGAAGTTGCTTTAGCATCAACTGATGCTGCTGCAGAAACTGCTGGTTTAGCAACAGGTCTGGGTTACATCGCTGCTGCCTTATCAATTGGTTTATCATGTGTTGGTGGTGGTATCGCCGTTGCCTCTGCAGCTTCAGCTGCCCTAGGTGCTATTTCAGAAGATGGTTCAATCTTCGGTCGTTCATTAATCTTCGTTGGTCTTGCTGAAGGGGTTGCCCTTTACGGTTTGATCATCTCATTCATGATTTTAGGTCAACTATAA
- the comGA gene encoding competence type IV pilus ATPase ComGA, with protein sequence MIDSMISMAILKRSDDIHILPEGQQYHVFLRDGYQLILQETLEFEKGSQLIRLLKYMANMDVGEKRMPQDGAIVYDLGDDKIELRLSSISNYLMHESLVIRVFHDKVTSDFKSNHLNQAAYDTLNKYMKRKSGLIIFSGPVSSGKTTTIYQLLRNTYQEKASQIITIEEPIEIKEPTFLQTEVNEKADITYDRLLTASLRHHPDIILIGEIRSEETAKMVIRASLTGHLVLATVHAKNTFGVIGRLKELGITNEQLVQTLLLVVAQRLVPRITDPEIVATEKLALFELLQGDQLSSFILNQSYPNDFKSLNRLLKEAYDHGYITQSSMEEYQLETISEN encoded by the coding sequence ATGATAGACAGTATGATTTCGATGGCGATATTAAAACGGTCCGATGATATCCACATTCTACCAGAGGGACAGCAGTATCATGTTTTTCTAAGAGACGGATACCAATTGATATTGCAGGAAACTCTTGAATTTGAAAAAGGGAGTCAGTTGATTCGGTTATTAAAGTATATGGCTAATATGGACGTAGGGGAGAAACGTATGCCCCAAGATGGTGCTATTGTCTATGACTTGGGAGACGACAAAATCGAATTACGATTATCGTCAATCTCTAATTATCTCATGCATGAATCATTAGTCATCCGTGTTTTCCATGATAAGGTGACCAGTGATTTTAAATCCAATCACTTGAATCAAGCAGCTTATGACACCCTGAACAAATATATGAAGCGCAAAAGTGGTTTGATCATATTTTCGGGCCCAGTTTCTTCAGGGAAAACAACGACCATTTACCAACTGTTAAGGAATACCTATCAAGAAAAAGCCAGTCAAATTATTACAATAGAAGAGCCCATTGAAATTAAAGAACCTACTTTCTTACAAACAGAAGTCAATGAAAAGGCGGATATTACTTATGACCGTTTGCTGACCGCTAGTTTGCGTCACCATCCGGATATCATTCTAATTGGCGAAATCAGAAGTGAAGAAACAGCGAAAATGGTGATTCGCGCATCACTGACTGGTCATCTAGTTTTAGCCACCGTTCATGCTAAAAATACTTTTGGTGTAATTGGACGCTTGAAAGAATTAGGCATCACAAACGAACAATTGGTCCAGACCTTGCTATTAGTCGTTGCCCAAAGGTTGGTGCCTCGTATCACTGATCCAGAAATTGTTGCGACTGAGAAATTAGCCTTATTTGAGTTACTACAGGGTGACCAGCTGAGTAGTTTCATTTTAAATCAAAGCTATCCAAATGATTTTAAATCACTAAATCGACTATTAAAGGAGGCTTATGATCATGGCTACATCACCCAGTCCAGCATGGAAGAATATCAACTGGAAACAATTAGCGAAAACTGA
- a CDS encoding V0D/AC39 family V-type ATPase subunit translates to MKLDNYTAIDTKIHGMRKHLLTSEKIEAHGNIRTLNELYALITENPSYKKAADVLKTDVSSREDIELMLNYGNFFEFLKLYRFSSLQQRAFLKRYAMFFEAWFIKHTLRTVVNRGETTVIMSPVTHYLDDNRGFKTTDLIMATDVKTVVDALADTIYGPFFQQYSNLFSQNDYERYEFEIAFDQFVIQQIWQGGKKYLTGESLTGFKKLFGARFDILNIFTIYRLKFLYQLSDNEVTSALVVGKYRLNDEYIDRLLQAPDIRNFEITVAELGYGDIFEHLSTDESLQKYEEEFLRALQRHLATRAPRSMYAIINYLEDSRHALLMLEELTERITYKNISPIERSLNQ, encoded by the coding sequence ATGAAATTGGATAACTATACTGCTATAGACACAAAAATTCATGGTATGCGAAAGCATTTATTGACCAGTGAGAAAATCGAGGCTCATGGGAATATTCGTACATTAAATGAATTGTACGCATTAATCACCGAAAATCCTTCTTACAAAAAGGCAGCAGACGTTCTAAAAACTGATGTCTCTTCGCGAGAAGATATTGAGTTGATGCTTAATTACGGCAATTTCTTTGAGTTTTTAAAATTATATCGTTTTTCCTCTTTGCAACAACGCGCTTTCCTTAAACGATATGCAATGTTTTTTGAGGCTTGGTTTATCAAACACACCTTAAGAACCGTCGTAAATCGTGGTGAAACAACCGTTATCATGAGCCCAGTCACCCATTATCTCGATGATAATCGCGGATTCAAAACGACAGATTTGATCATGGCAACTGATGTAAAAACAGTTGTGGATGCACTTGCTGACACCATTTACGGACCTTTTTTCCAACAATATAGTAACTTATTTAGTCAAAATGACTACGAGCGCTATGAATTCGAAATTGCCTTTGACCAATTTGTCATTCAACAAATTTGGCAAGGAGGTAAAAAATATCTAACCGGTGAGTCATTAACAGGTTTTAAAAAACTATTCGGCGCCCGCTTTGATATCTTAAATATTTTTACAATTTATCGTTTGAAATTCCTCTACCAATTAAGCGATAACGAAGTCACATCTGCTTTAGTAGTCGGGAAGTATCGTTTGAATGACGAGTATATCGATCGATTATTGCAAGCACCTGATATTCGAAACTTCGAAATCACGGTTGCTGAGCTTGGTTATGGTGACATTTTTGAACATTTATCGACAGATGAATCCCTACAAAAATATGAGGAAGAATTCTTAAGAGCCTTACAACGTCATCTTGCGACTAGAGCACCGAGATCAATGTATGCAATTATCAATTATTTAGAGGATAGCCGTCATGCTTTATTGATGTTAGAAGAATTAACCGAACGAATTACATATAAAAACATTTCACCTATAGAAAGGAGTTTAAATCAATGA